One Mastacembelus armatus unplaced genomic scaffold, fMasArm1.2, whole genome shotgun sequence genomic region harbors:
- the LOC113137740 gene encoding LOW QUALITY PROTEIN: NLR family CARD domain-containing protein 3-like (The sequence of the model RefSeq protein was modified relative to this genomic sequence to represent the inferred CDS: substituted 1 base at 1 genomic stop codon) — translation MDQCEDRQGGGRPSKPSLCGDHESQTEAQRPEQHNRPGSSRPGPDSDPETSVVSMMSDGSMEPPLQFRQSADRRKQFKIDQSNQQQRPDSLEPSCVSLKSDWSKGRLIDFKGGSPAADQIVDHESSEVPSAQSAQQHPTQPDSIFMLLENHIVTFVKNELKKMXKVLTSGYPESQREDEEVLDGQDEEQRRSSREAFLNITLNILRAMKQEELADCLQRKSPSMCQRQLKSNLQKKFQCVFEGVAKAGSPTLLNQIYTELYITEGGAAEVNEEHEVRQIDPASRKLDRPEITIRQEDIFTGRHGPIRTVMTKGVAGIGKTFLTQKFTLDWAEDKANQDIQFTFPFTFRQLNVLKEKKYSLVELVHQFFTETKGICKFEDFQVVFIFDGLDECRLHLDFHNTQILTDATESTSVDVLLTNLISGKLLPSAQLWITTRPAAANQIPPECVDMVTEVRGFTDPQKEQYFRKRFTDNDQASTIISHIKTSRSLHIMCHIPVFCWITATVLEDLLKARETGQLPKTLTEMYIHFLVVQTKVKNIKYNGGVGADPHWSPENRKMVECLGKLAFEQLQKGNVIFYESDLTECCIDLRAASVYSGLFTQIFKEERGLYEDQVFCFIHLSVQEFLAALHVHLTFINSGVNLLSEDQITSQMPETRRDQSAEKLFYQSAVDKTLHSPNGHLDLFLRFLLGLSLQTNQILLHGLLTQTGNDAQTDQKTVQYIKTKFSQNLSPERSINLFHCLNELKDRSLVEEIQQFLRSGKRSKEELSPAQLSALVFILLSSEQDLDVFDLKKYSASEEALLRLLPVVSLSKKVLLSGCNLSERSCEALASVLSFQSSTLRELDLSNNDVQDSGVRLVSDGLRSPHCKLHTLRLSGCLVTEEGCASLASALTSHPSHLRELDLTYNHPGESGARLLSAGLKDPHWRLDTLRVEPGGVQWLRPGLKKYSCELTIDTNTLNIKLQLSDNNRKVTWVEEDQSYPDHPDRFDHWPQLLCSNGLTGRCYWELEWEGNVIISVSYRGIKRKGASDDSEFGYNDQSWSMRCSDAGYYVLHNNEHTSVSPSFSSSGRVAVYVDWPAGTLSFYTVTSDTLIHIHTYNTTFKEPLYPGFKAWRDSSVSLCPE, via the exons ATGGATCAGTGTGAGGATAGACAGGGGGGAGGCCGTCCCTCTAAACCAAGTCTGTGTGGGGACCATGAGAGCCAGACCGAAGCTCAGAG GCCAGAGCAGCACAACAGACCAGGATCTTCTAGACCTGGACCTGATTCTGACCCTGAAACCAGCGTTGTGTCCATGATGAGTGATGGATCCATGGAGCCTCCTCTGCAATTCAGACAATCTGCTGATagaagaaaacaatttaaaattgaCCAAAG cAACCAGCAACAGAGACCAGACTCTCTTGAACCCAGCTGTGTGTCCCTCAAGAGTGACTGGTCAAAGGGTCGTCTAATAGACTTTAAAGGAGGAAGTCCAGCTGCTGATCAAAT AGTGGACCATGAAAGCTCAGAGGTTCCCAGTGCTCAGTCTGCCCAGCAGCATCCGACGCAGCCGGACTCCATATTTATG ctgctggagaaccACATTGTCACTTTTGTGAAGAATGAGCTGAAGAAGATGTAGAAGGTTCTGACTTCAGGTTACCCAGAGAGtcagagggaggatgaggaggtgttgGACGgtcaggatgaagagcagaggaggagcagcagagaagcatttcTGAATATCACACTGAACATCCTGAGGGCaatgaagcaggaggagctggccGACTGTCTGCAAAGAA AATCTCCTTCCATGTGTCAACGTCAACTCAAGTCCAACCTACAGAAGaagttccagtgtgtgtttgagggggtcGCTAAAGCAGGAAGCCCAACCCTTCTGAACCAGATCTACacagagctctacatcacagagggaggggctgcagaggtcaatgaggaacatgaggtcAGACAGATTGATCCAGCATCCAGGAAACTAGACAGACCAGAAATAACCATCAGACAAGAAGACATCTTTACTGGAAGACATGGACCAAtcagaacagtgatgacaaagggaGTGGCTGGCATTGGGAAAACATTCTTAACACAGAAGTTCactctggactgggctgaagacaaAGCCAACCAGGACATCCAGTTCACATTTCCTTTCACTTTCAGGCagctgaatgtgctgaaagagaaaaagtacAGCTTGGTGGAACTGGTTCATCAGTTCTTTACTGAAACCAAAGGAATCTGCAAGTTTGAAGACTTCCAGGTTGTCTTTATTTTTGACGGTCTGGATGAGTGTCGCCTTCATCTGGACTTCCACAACACTCAGATCCTGACTGATGCTacagagtccacctcagtggatGTGCTGTTGACAAACCTTATCAGTGGAAAACTGCTTCCTTCCGCTCAACTCTGGATAACCACAcgacctgcagcagccaatcagatccctCCTGAGTGTGTCGACatggtgacagaggtcagagggttcaccgacccacagaaggagcagtacttcaggaagaggttcacaGATAATGATCAGGCCAGTACAATCATTTCCCACATCAAGACTTCACGAAGTctccacatcatgtgccacatcccagtcttctgctggatcactgctacagttctggaggatctgttgAAAGCCAGAGAGACAGGacagctgcccaagaccctgactgagatgtacaTCCACTTCCTAGTGGTTCAGACCAAAGTAAAGAACATCAAATATAATGGAGGAGTTGGAGCAGATCCACACTGGAGTccagagaacaggaagatggTTGAGTGTCTAGGAAAACTGgcttttgagcagctgcagaaaggcaaTGTGATCTTCTATGAATCCGACCTGACAGAGTGTTGCATTGATCtcagagcagcctcagtgtactcaggactattcacacagatctttaaagaggagagaggactgtACGAGGACCAGGTGTTCTGCTTCAtccatctgagtgttcaggagtttctggctgctcttcatgtCCATCTGACTTTCATCAACTCTGGAGTCAATTTGCTGTCAGAGGATCAAATAACGTCCCAGATGCCTGAAACAAGAAGAGACCAATCTGCAGAGAAACTCTTCTACCAGAGTGCTGTGGACAAGACGttacacagtccaaatggaCACCTGGACTTGTTCCTGCGGTTCCTCCTGGGCCTTTCACTCCAGACCAATCAGATTCTCCTACACGGCCTGTTAACACAGACAGGTAATGATGCTCAGACTGATCAGAAAACAGTCCAGTACATCAAAACCAAATTCAGTCAGAAtctgtctccagagagaagcatcaacctgttccactgtctgaatgaactgaaggatCGTTCTCTAGTGGAGGAGATCCAACAGTTCCTGAGATCAGGGAAACGCTCCAAAGAAGAACTGTCTCCTGCTCAGTTGTCagctctggtcttcatcttACTGTCATCAGAACAAGACCTGGACGTGTTTGACCTGAAGAAATACTCTGCTTCAGAGGAGGCtcttctgaggctgctgccagtggTCAGTCTTTCCAAGAAAGTCCT GCTGAGTGGCTGtaacctgtcagagagaagctgtgaagctctggcCTCAGTTCTCAGCTTCCAGTCTTCcactctgagagagctggacctgagtaacaATGACGTGCAGGACTCAGGAGTGAGGCTGGTCTCTGATGGACTCAGGAGTCCACACTGTAAACTGCATACTCTCAG gctgtcaggctgtttggtcacagaggaaggctgtgcttctctggcctcagctctgacctcccacccctcccatctgagagagctggacctgacCTACAACCATCCAGGAGAGTCAGGAGCGAGGCTCTTGTCTGCTGGACTGAAGGATCCACACTGGAGACTGGACACTCTCAG GGTGGAGCCTGGTGGAGTCCAGTGGTTGAGACCAGGTCTGAAGAaat attcctgtgaactcacaattgacacaaacacactgaacataAAACTACAATTGTCTGACAACAATAGGAAGGTGACTTGGGTGGAGGAGGATCAGTCATATCCTGATCATCCAGACAGATTTGACCACTGGCCTCAGCTGCTGTGTAGTAATGGTCTGACTGGTCGCTGTTACTGGGAGCTGGAGTGGGAAGGAAACGTGATTATATCAGTGAGTTACAGAGGAATCAAAAGGAAAGGAGCCAGTGACGACTCTGAGTTTGGATACAATGATCAGTCCTGGAGTATGAGATGCTCAGATGCTGGTTACTATGTCTTGCACAATAATGAACACACATCTGTCTCCCCATCTTTCTCATCCTCTGGTAGAGTAGCAGTGTATGTGGACTGGCCTGCTGGCACTCTGTCCTTCTATACAGTCACCTCTGACACACTGATCCACATCCACACCTACAACACCACATTCAAGGAGCCTCTGTATCCTGGGTTTAAAGCCTGGCGTGattcctcagtgtctctgtgtccagAATAG